A part of Biomphalaria glabrata chromosome 3, xgBioGlab47.1, whole genome shotgun sequence genomic DNA contains:
- the LOC106074747 gene encoding uncharacterized protein LOC106074747 isoform X1 — protein MSDALGDSTASNVPLAAYTARDATEAITSRPVSSLSIFLHVVTLLEVFLGVVLCLILLIKTLIRPLSITKSPRTLSDRPVIYSLCCGGILMSCHVLPIYVWQQFQTRTVSIRTLTNVCFLQLGLFHLGFCLFYMSLLLELHRLTERVFKVQQKSHLMCQFLAVIGLPSLLMVSYFVVWYFFYSHDPRHCLVSRHHDYIIILEKVAILAALYLMVPVHKVYPTKDTIWTLIALLISFLGGVTFYVIRLSTESMVSSAVNAILAETHVYIYIATIVVVNLFLKIEVSSANEIAEDLHAESRSRSFIKLSGLTRRLSRLSRHMSIAPSTSHRSQSGLALRPTEDDLQNQTMFQRSLRRQTTSVPTPNADAPTVVWY, from the exons ATGTCCGACGCTCTGGGAGACTCCACTGCATCTAACGTACCACTAGCTGCTTATACAGCTAGAGACGCCACAGAGGCGATAACAAGTAGACCTGTGTCTTCCTTGTCAATATTCTTACACGTTGTGACACTTCTCGAAGTCTTCCTTGGCGTGGTGCTCTGTTTGATTCTGCTGATTAAGACTTTGATCCGACCACTAAGC ATAACAAAGTCACCGAGAACGTTATCTGACAGACCTGTTATATACAGTTTGTGTTGTGGAGGTATTCTAATGTCGTGTCACGTACTTCCA ATTTATGTGTGGCAACAATTTCAAACGAGGACAGTGTCTATTAGGACTTTAACAAATGTCTGCTTTCTTCAGCTTGGACTGTTTCACCTTGGCTTCTGTCTATTTTATATGTCACTGCTGTTAGAGCTTCACAG ATTGACCGAGAGGGTATTTAAAGTCCAACAAAAGAGTCATCTCATGTGTCAGTTTCTAGCAGTCATTGGTCTCCCTTCCCTCCTCATGGTCAGCTACTTTGTTGTGTGGTACTTTTTTTATTCGCACGACCCGAGGCACTGTTTGGTCTCCAGGCACCACGACTACATTATTATAC TCGAGAAAGTGGCCATTCTGGCTGCACTTTATCTTATGGTACCTGTCCATAAAGTGTATCCCACCAAAGATACCATATGGACGCTTATTGCCCTGCTGATTAGTTTTCTTGGTGGAGTGACATTCTACGTCATTAG GCTGTCCACCGAGTCTATGGTTTCCTCAGCTGTGAACGCCATTCTGGCTGAGACCCATGTTTACATATACATCGCCACCATCGTCGTTGTCaacctatttttaaaa ATTGAAGTATCATCTGCTAATGAAATTGCTGAAGATTTGCACGCGGAAAGTCGATCTCGAAGTTTTATAAAACTCTCGGGCCTTACCAGACGACTGTCTCGTTTATCGAGGCACATGTCGATAGCGCCTTCCACATCACATCGGAGCCAAAGTGGCTTGGCTCTTCGTCCAACGGAGGATGACCTACAGAATCAGACTATGTTCCAACGATCTCTACGA AGACAAACTACATCTGTCCCCACACCGAACGCTGACGCTCCCACAGTTGTGTGGTACTGA
- the LOC106074747 gene encoding uncharacterized protein LOC106074747 isoform X2: MSDALGDSTASNVPLAAYTARDATEAITSRPVSSLSIFLHVVTLLEVFLGVVLCLILLIKTLIRPLSITKSPRTLSDRPVIYSLCCGGILMSCHVLPLGLFHLGFCLFYMSLLLELHRLTERVFKVQQKSHLMCQFLAVIGLPSLLMVSYFVVWYFFYSHDPRHCLVSRHHDYIIILEKVAILAALYLMVPVHKVYPTKDTIWTLIALLISFLGGVTFYVIRLSTESMVSSAVNAILAETHVYIYIATIVVVNLFLKIEVSSANEIAEDLHAESRSRSFIKLSGLTRRLSRLSRHMSIAPSTSHRSQSGLALRPTEDDLQNQTMFQRSLRRQTTSVPTPNADAPTVVWY, from the exons ATGTCCGACGCTCTGGGAGACTCCACTGCATCTAACGTACCACTAGCTGCTTATACAGCTAGAGACGCCACAGAGGCGATAACAAGTAGACCTGTGTCTTCCTTGTCAATATTCTTACACGTTGTGACACTTCTCGAAGTCTTCCTTGGCGTGGTGCTCTGTTTGATTCTGCTGATTAAGACTTTGATCCGACCACTAAGC ATAACAAAGTCACCGAGAACGTTATCTGACAGACCTGTTATATACAGTTTGTGTTGTGGAGGTATTCTAATGTCGTGTCACGTACTTCCA CTTGGACTGTTTCACCTTGGCTTCTGTCTATTTTATATGTCACTGCTGTTAGAGCTTCACAG ATTGACCGAGAGGGTATTTAAAGTCCAACAAAAGAGTCATCTCATGTGTCAGTTTCTAGCAGTCATTGGTCTCCCTTCCCTCCTCATGGTCAGCTACTTTGTTGTGTGGTACTTTTTTTATTCGCACGACCCGAGGCACTGTTTGGTCTCCAGGCACCACGACTACATTATTATAC TCGAGAAAGTGGCCATTCTGGCTGCACTTTATCTTATGGTACCTGTCCATAAAGTGTATCCCACCAAAGATACCATATGGACGCTTATTGCCCTGCTGATTAGTTTTCTTGGTGGAGTGACATTCTACGTCATTAG GCTGTCCACCGAGTCTATGGTTTCCTCAGCTGTGAACGCCATTCTGGCTGAGACCCATGTTTACATATACATCGCCACCATCGTCGTTGTCaacctatttttaaaa ATTGAAGTATCATCTGCTAATGAAATTGCTGAAGATTTGCACGCGGAAAGTCGATCTCGAAGTTTTATAAAACTCTCGGGCCTTACCAGACGACTGTCTCGTTTATCGAGGCACATGTCGATAGCGCCTTCCACATCACATCGGAGCCAAAGTGGCTTGGCTCTTCGTCCAACGGAGGATGACCTACAGAATCAGACTATGTTCCAACGATCTCTACGA AGACAAACTACATCTGTCCCCACACCGAACGCTGACGCTCCCACAGTTGTGTGGTACTGA
- the LOC129925203 gene encoding trichohyalin-like: protein METRLTITAQFISDGRSLGYEGERLERYVAEQKEDYEKSKKEEFEREKARFEREERLKAEAKAEEKARFEREERLRAEAKAEEKARFEREDKAKREEHERWKERDAREELKRKEEMELEKMKEKSATAAGTATQAEVRPRNVLDKLDKSFQGMKEDDDLMAYLTHFEAVATRCKIDRKEWSLLLSYKLTTFLRNCMLRDSLFLNENYEEVRTVLLRHADINAETCRKRFHRVKPRQNNFRGFVTELRNALDNWLKMAEVGKTVEEVKELLVKDRILENVSGDVYKQLIISKKGTVDDMIDVIEGFKVASAGVSLAKEDKVYVAAACSEPVMNRSPGGKRMEIACFSCGDRVPNTYPINSTDREDDCNTVVRAREQRPSDR from the coding sequence ATGGAAACTAGGTTGACAATTACTGCCCAGTTTATAAGTGATGGTCGTTCTCTGGGGTACGAAGGTGAAAGGTTAGAGAGGTATGTGGCTGAGCAGAAAGAAGACTATGAAAAATCTAAGAAAGAGGAGTTTGAACGAGAAAAGGCTAGAtttgagagagaggaaagattgAAAGCAGAGGCGAAGGCAGAGGAGAAGGCCAGAtttgagagagaggaaagattgAGAGCAGAGGCGAAGGCAGAGGAGAAAGCCAGATTTGAACGTGAGGATAAGGCCAAGCGTGAGGAACACGAAAGGTGGAAAGAAAGAGATGCCAGGGAGGAACTCAAGAGGAAAGAGGAGATGGAACTAGAAAAAATGAAGGAAAAGTCAGCAACAGCGGCTGGGACGGCAACACAGGCAGAGGTGCGGCCTAGAAATGTTTTAGATAAACTTGACAAGAGCTTCCAGGGAATGAAGGAAGACGATGACCTGATGGCATATTTAACACACTTTGAGGCCGTCGCAACAAGATGCAAGATTGATAGAAAGGAATGGTCATTGCTCCTGTCCTATAAACTAACTACCTTTCTAAGAAACTGTATGCTGCGTGACAGTCTGTTTTTGAATGAAAATTATGAGGAAGTGAGGACCGTATTACTCCGACATGCGGATATAAACGCGGAAACCTGCCGCAAGAGGTTCCACCGGGTAAAACCACGACAGAACAATTTTAGGGGTTTTGTCACAGAGCTGCGAAATGCGTTGGACAATTGGTTGAAAATGGCTGAAGTAGGCAAGACTGTGGAAGAAGTGAAAGAGTTGCTGGTGAAAGATAGAATACTTGAGAATGTGTCCGGTGATGTGTACAAGCAACTGATAATAAGTAAGAAAGGCACCGTTGATGATATGATTGATGTTATTGAAGGTTTTAAGGTTGCTAGCGCGGGTGTGTCGCTTGCTAAGGAAGACAAAGTGTATGTTGCGGCAGCGTGTAGTGAGCCTGTGATGAATCGGAGTCCTGGGGGCAAAAGGATGGAGATCGCTTGCTTCAGTTGTGGGGATAGGGTTCCAAACACTTACCCGATTAATTCAACTGATAGGGAAGACGATTGTAATACTGTGGTCAGAGCACGTGAGCAGAGGCCAAGTGATAGATGA